From one Mya arenaria isolate MELC-2E11 chromosome 4, ASM2691426v1 genomic stretch:
- the LOC128230108 gene encoding PRKR-interacting protein 1 homolog, which yields MADKKKPGKEEKEIVVAKNAAELQRIRLEKLMNRVEKPVFIPEKSKDYKPRDPLEFVRNVWGSSAGAGSGDFHVYRGVRRREYARQKFDKEKNEKETAEEAYQRKVVENMKQAEERTAKKRAKRQKKKQKQKNKKQKTEQKDDESESEEEEDNETGADNSTEKEDKLSDNGGNPSSCQADREDAGSEDAENADEIDSQHKDESVTVKTEQCDDTDNDLHEDNSEARGDSVEAQVKSETDSEPSNENT from the exons ATGGCGGACAAGAAGAAGCCTGGAAAGGAAGAAAAAGAAATCGTTGTTGCGAAAAATGCTGCAGAATTACAGAGAATTCGACTCGAAAAATTAATGAATAGAGTG gaaaaaCCTGTTTTCATTCCGGAAAAGTCCAAGGATTATAAACCAAGGGATCCCCTCGAGTTTGTCCGAAATGTTTGGG GATCGAGTGCCGGAGCTGGGAGTGGTGACTTTCACGTGTATAGAGGTGTGCGGCGGAGAGAGTACGCTCGACAGAAGTTTGACAAAGAGAAAAATGAAAAG GAGACTGCAGAGGAGGCCTACCAGCGGAAGGTTGTGGAGAACATGAAGCAGGCAGAAGAGAGGACTGCAAAGAAACGTGCTAAGAG GCAAAAGAAGAAgcagaaacagaaaaacaagAAACAGAAAACGGAACAGAAAG ACGATGAATCTGAGAGTGAGGAAGAGGAGGACAATGAGACAGGGGCAGATAACTCTACAGAAAAGGAAGATAAATTATCAGACAATGGAGGTAATCCAAGTTCGTGTCAGGCTGATAGAGAGGACGCTGGGTCGGAGGATGCTGAGAATGCAGATGAAATTGATAGTCAGCATAAGGATGAGTCTGTCACAGTTAAAACTGAACAATGTGATGACACTGACAATGATCTCCATGAGGATAATAGTGAAGCAAGGGGTGACAGTGTTGAAGCACAGGTGAAATCAGAAACAGACAGTGAACCTTCAAATGAAAACACCTGA
- the LOC128230100 gene encoding BTB/POZ domain-containing protein 2-like, whose protein sequence is MAEGRQTNDWQSQMPTISECNKYMWEHKLACDITFLVGITRTKIQAHKYVLMARSSVFFAMFAGLLADNKEKVEIPDIEEETFNTFMKHMYCDEVNLTGDTVLPLLYCAKKYNVQNLISNCLNVLKKNMSTANICVIMESAHTFVDEELFKRCLKKILLEPIPVFNEDSISELCTECLIKIIQDNSLPAKEEQVFEAVLRYAKNKCKSLGKQLVPENLRQVLGDAIKYVRFPVMSSEFFSDVVEPSGILTDHESLKLYRYFARNKQGDCGGFDRRERKYLFSVKRFGKIDSGFSYKRKNVDAISFECSEDISLKGIFIYGTDQGPGDLGLNVRLVQEPYGANLTNKQAPLECDGKQKEYSFMFDEPQTIKKGKKYTVAVTIEGPTTFFGNEGVEEVMTERVKFTFSRSAKSTNTTCPEWGQIPGLIFELPSANTDIEPMET, encoded by the exons ATGGCGGAAGGGAGGCAGACTAACGACTGGCAGTCGCAGATGCCCACCATCTCGGAATGTAACAAGTACATGTGGGAACATAAGCTTGCATGTGACATCACTTTCCTTGTTGGTATTACCAGGACAAAAATTCAG GCCCATAAGTATGTGCTGATGGCGCGGAGTTCTGTTTTCTTCGCTATGTTTGCTGGTCTGCTTGCGGACAATAAAGAGAAAGTCGAAATACCAGACATCGAGGAGGAAACATTCAACACATTTATGAA GCACATGTATTGTGACGAGGTCAATCTGACTGGAGATACTGTGCTGCCACTGCTTTACTGCGCTAAGAAGTACAACGTCCAGAACCTCATCAGCAACTGCCTAAATGTTCTAAAGAAAAACATGAGCACCGCTAACATCTGTGTCATCATGGAAAGTGCACACACATTTGTTGATGAGGAGCTCTTTAAAAGGTGCCTCAAGAAAATACTCTTAGAACCTATTCCAGTCTTCAACGAGGATTCAATATCAGAGCTGTGTACAGAATGTCTTATCAAAATCATTCAGGACAATTCCTTACCAGCGAAAGAAGAACAGGTTTTTGAAGCTGTTCTAAGGTATGCTAAGAACAAATGTAAAAGTCTTGGTAAACAACTAGTGCCGGAAAATTTGAGACAAGTTCTCGGTGATGCTATTAAATATGTTCGATTCCCTGTGATGTCATCAGAATTCTTTTCTGACGTTGTTGAACCATCTGGAATCCTCACTGACCATGAATCATTGAAGCTGTACAGATACTTTGCCAGGAACAAGCAAGGAGACTGTGGTGGATTCGATAGAAGGGAGAGAAAATACCTTTTTTCCGTAAAAAGGTTTGGCAAAATCGACTCTGGATTCAGCTACAAGCGCAAGAACGTTGACGCCATTAGTTTTGAATGTTCAGAGGACATATCCTTGAAGGGTATTTTTATCTACGGGACGGACCAGGGTCCTGGAGATTTAGGACTGAATGTAAGGTTGGTGCAGGAGCCCTATGGGGCAAATCTGACAAATAAACAAGCCCCACTTGAGTGTGACGGCAAACAGAAAGAATACAGCTTCATGTTCGACGAACCACAAACTATCAAAAAAGGCAAGAAGTATACTGTTGCTGTCACCATTGAAGGACCAACAACGTTTTTTGGCAATGAAGGTGTGGAAGAAGTTATGACTGAGAGAGTTAAGTTTACATTCAGCAGGTCTGCCAAGAGCACAAATACCACATGTCCAGAGTGGGGCCAGATTCCAGGACTTATATTCGAGTTGCCTTCAGCAAACACCGACATTGAGCCAATGGAGACATAA